AATACCCTGTCTTCCCTTACCTTCTATGACTGTATGCCTATAATTTTCACCTACTTCTGACagcttcctttctattttctttcatttctcttcaatAACCATCATCTTTTAAATGTAGGTATCCCATCAGCCTCTGTCTTAgactctccttttctctctatacAATTATCCTTTCCAATCTTGTAACTTTCTCCATCACCATTTTGATATATTACAGGTTGccataagaaattaagtgaatatTAAATAGATAtctacttaaataaataaatattttaatttttaaacaaagttaaatgggaatttttgagGAATTTTACAGTAGCCACAGAAGATAAGGCCAGCAGACCACACAGAAAcaatttagaaattcagaaatgcataaaatacatatagCATTGTAAAGTATCAACCCAAATTTTCAACAAGGTATTGTAAACACCTcatacaagaaaaaacaaaacaaaacgcaTATATCTTCTTTAGTATGGAGGGTCAAAAATATTTactcagattttccagatcacaggATGCTACACCCATACTCCTGAGATATGGAAGGGAGAACTATATTTTATCCTTTAGTACATTCATATGCTCTCAGTTTCAGTTATCAATTACATTGATGATCCCCAGATCCATAGCTCTAACTCTAATATCTTTTCCCAATTTATACTTACTTTCCCATCTGCCTCCTGGATATCTCCACTCTTAGAAATTCACTTGAATCACTTTTCTGTACTACAGAATGACctgtccagatcctttattatagccttcttccttcttttcctcctctccccctcctacTTCTACTACTAATCCTATTATTACTTCATACCcctattagttaaaaaaaaagtttcatggaTGGGAGATTTTCCCAGCGGCACCTTTGAGGCTATTGTGGTTAGATGTTAGATTAACTGCTCTCAAGGGCTGATTGGCCAGCTCAGAAGAGGGGAGATTGGAAGCTTGCACAACTGAGAACAGAGGACTGATATGAGTAAAGGGTAGTTTTGAAGACAAGACAGGTCTGTCTTGGGCTGGGTGGAATATAATccatcttccctctctccacttGGTTGATCTCTTAGGGTCAAGCTACACCTCCTTTGAGGGCGTCACATCCCTCACTTTGGAGACCATTGACCTGGAAAATGACATCCATACTCTTCAGTGGTATTCAAAGGGCTCCACGATCTGCCCCCGGCCCACTTTTCCAGCCTTATCCCACCAGATTACCTTTCACTTACTCTTCAGTTTCTTTCAGTTCTTTCAGAACTCATTTTGTCTTTTCCTACCTTCATATATTTATCGCAGTTTTCTTATGCTTATAATACACTCTAACCTCACCTGCTTTTTGCAATAATGCTTCCCATCTTTCAAGGCCCAACTCAATTATCATTTCTTCCTTAAAGCCTTCCTTGCTCTGTACAGCCAGAAGTGATCTTCCACTGAGCTGTCTTATTAGTATTAAGTTATATTTCTCCTATGCATTTATCACACACAATCTGAATGGTATCACAGTCAAATGTGTCCCTTGCCTTATCTCCCTTATTAAATCATAAACCTTCTGAAGTCAAGGATTATTTCTTATCTGTCCTTGTACTCCTTCTCAGAATTTAGCCCAAGATTCCAAACCTGGTATGCCAAATAGATACTTGGTGAATTCATTTGGAGGAGTGGCTTTCTTCACTGGGACttgtttctcccttttcctttaccTCTTCTTTGATTTCTATAAAAACTAGGTTCAGCCCATTCTCAGACCAAAACAAACATCTTTGGGACTTGCCTTACTCCACTTGTAAAATAGGGAAGGTTAGACTGACTACATCTATGTTTTTggaaaatgtcttttattttggAGTCAGGGGGctttgtaaagatttttcctaGCCTGTGAACTTGATATGGGAAGGAGAATGTATGTCCATATGAAGGCACATACCCGAGtatctatttcttttatatatacatacatacatagatatgtgtatatataggttAATTGATGGGTAGACTACTGGGTGAATTGAGAAAGAAGGGGTGGATTAGTTAATGGGTTGATTGATTGGTCATTGGGTGATTAGGAGTATTGGTGGTATGTATTTCAGTAAGTGGATAAGGGAATTGGACATACCTGCTGTCAGTACATGCCATGTGAGGGATGAGCAAGGGAGCCACTGGCCGTATGCGGAGTATTTCACGTATTGTGCACTCCAGGTAGAGAAGTTGATTCCTGTCACTGAGTACAGGTGCTCGGCTAAAGCCAATTTTCTGGTCAATTTCCTTCTGGATCTTCTCCTTTACCTGGGAACCATATGTggaggtttatatatatatgatgggaCTTTCAAGCTCGGGAAGCTGAATCTTGAGGTGGATGCTGTACCCTTGTCAGATGGATGGAATGGGGTCAATGGAGTGTGTGCCCATGGATTACAAACCCTCAGGGCAAACAGCAGGGACATGAGCACTTGGACATGGGTCCTAGAGACTTGTCTTCCTGGGATCTCTGGTCAGTGTTTGGAGAGGGACTGGGGGCAGGGACTTGTTGTTTAGATATCTGCTCAAACAGTTGGGTCCATGTGGGATAACCCAGGCAGCCCTAGTGCTGGAGTCATTTATCACTGGCCAGAGTCACTGCCCACTTGGACATGTTGGAGAGCTTGAGGTAGGCAGCTGATTTTCCTGAACTTTTTCTGGGGACCCTGCTCTGAGCACTAAGGAACACTGAATGATAGTCTCACCTGAGGATAGTGCAGCAGGAAGGCAATGCACCACTTGACAACACTACTGGTAGTCTCCACACCAGCTCCAAAAATGTCACCCACCGTCATGAGGATGTGCTCATCTGTGATCTCTGGCTCCTGGGTCACTTGGCCATTGTGGTTCACCTTGGCTTTCAGTAGCATATCCAGGAGGTTGTTGACAGAATCTATGTTGAATTTCTCCTGGGATGATGGGAGTAGGAAATGGATATACCTTCTCCAGGACCCAGaaccccttcccctcttcctatttttctcctcttagctcccaccccaccccaaaacCCAGGTCTGAGAACCTGTGCCCAGGAGCAGGAACACAGTCCAGGGGTTCTGGTATTGTCGTCAATGGATACAGAGAATGGGGGTTCTTATCACAGCTTCCCCCCTTCTTCCAACCCCTCCCAGCTCGCACAGTTCTGTCAGGTACCttttgaattttaagttttttctCCAGTAGCTTATTCCTTAAGGTGACACTCTCCTTCAGCAGTGTCAGTTCTTTGTTGGGGAACAGCTGGAAAGGTGGGAGGGTTAGAAGGTTGGTCTTTAAGGCGGATCCGCGCTCTGCTCCCAACTCTAATCTCCTTCACCCGCCCCCCAGCCTGGGCCCTTGGCTGCGGTGCCTGATGTTCTCCCTCTCCAGGGAACCTCTGCCTCTGGATCCCCTCCTTACTGAGCACAAACTGGAGAAGGCTCATAACCCCGGAGGACCACTGGGTGGGAAGGGGCGTGGTAGCCTCTCTGCCAGTCacaactcatttcttttctaaatctaaaaatctagaaatctaaaaaattgaaaaatctaaaaagatttctttttagaaTCTGTTCTGTCCATCCTTGTGCTTGGCAACAATTGGGGAgatggcgggggggggggggggggggagaagcgTTAGAGTCCGTAGTCCTGCCATGGACCTGGGGGCTTGTGTTTTGGTTAGGCTAAGCGCGAGACGGTACCAAGCGTCCCTAACTCAGGCCTGCGCCCGTTATTTCCCAGGGAGCAGAGCTCCGCGCAGACTTCAGCAGCCGGTTCCCTGGGGGAGGCGGGCTCCATCCTTTGCCAAAGCGGCCGGAGACTTCGCCATCAGGAGCCTTTGACCAAAATGTTCTCGGGGACGGGAGCGCGGGGAGGGAGCGCTTCTTCTCCCGCAGGAGGAGACCCGGCCCTCACCTGCGCCCAGGGAAAGATGTCCACGAGATTGTCCTTGGCCAGAGTTTTGATGATGGTGTCGCTGAAGTTCATCATGATCTCTATGTCTTTATCGTCTTGCTTCCAGGAGCTGCTGAAGCAAAACTGGCAGACGACATTGGCGGAGgccaggaaaaaaatccaaggCGGGGTCCACGGCCTGTCCTCGCGTGGCGGCCAGGGACTCGCAGAGCGCAGTGGCCTCTCGGCAGactggggggaaggaaggacGCTGAGGCCGGGACAGGGCCCCCGCCACCACTCCGCCCGCCGCCAGCCTGGGGACGGCCGCTAGGCGGCAGCGGCCGCCTCGGAGCATTTCTTTACCCCTCCGCGGGGCGGCAGCCAGCCCCGAGCCCCGGCCCTCCCACCGAGGAGCAGCCCCCGGCCCGGCACTCACTGATCTTTTCAAAGTTCTGGGAGCGATCCTTAAACAAGGAGAAGGTAGACTGCACCAGCTTCCGGTACATTCGCCACTGGGGGCCGTACTCGCTGAAGGCGATGCCCTTGCCCGAGCCGCTCAGGATGTCTGTGGTTACCTGTGGAGGTGGGGGAAGGCCGGAGGTAGGGCGCCGCGCTCTGCCCCCTCGAGGTGTCCCCCCCCGCCCCTCCCAAGGGGAGACGGTCCCGGGTGGAAATCCAGAGTCGGAGCagttaaaaacaactttgaaccCAGGGGCGCCACGTGGCCCCCCAGCTCTGCCAAGTGTGGCTTCCCAGTCTCCCATCTgtgctccctcctctcccccagccCTCCCAGTCCCATCCCGCTCCGGGCCGTCATCTCCACCGACCCCCCGTCCGGGCTCGGGATAAACCCGCCTTCTCAAAGCGCAGGCCCGGCACGGCGGCCGCCCCTCCCCCCAGAATCCCCTCCTCTCCAGGAACGAAGAGGAAGGTCTGGGGGTCGTTCAAGGCCCTTCACAACCTGGCAGCCTCCTGATATTTCTTATTACACCTTATTTTCCCTCCCCTCACATTCTGAGACCAGGGAGACAGGACAATCTGCCTCCAGACTGGcccttttcactggctgtcttcCAGGCCTGGGACGCACCTAACTGATCTCCGCATCTTGtccttcctggctttcttcagtTCCCTGCtcaaatctctgtctctctctctgtctctctgtctctgtctctctctctgtctctctctgtctctgtctctctctctgtctctctgtctctctctctgtctctgtctctctgtctgtctctgtctctctgtctctctctctgtctctgtctctctctctgtctctttctgtctctctctttctctgtctctgtctctctgtctctctctgtctctctctctgtctctgtctctctgtctctctgtctctctgtctctctctctgtctctctgtctctgtctttgtctctctctgtctctgtctctctgtctctctgtctctctctctgtctctgtctctttctttctgtctctctctctgtctctgtctctctctttctctctctgtctctgtctctttctctctgtctctctgtctttgtctctctctttctctctgtctctttctctctctgtctctgtctctctgtctctctctgtctctgtctcgctctgtctctctgtctctgtctctctgtctctctgtctctgtctctctctctttctctctgtctctgtctctctctgtgtctctgtctgtctctctctctgtctctgtgtctctgtctctctctttctctctgtctctctctctctctctgtctgtctctctctctgtctctctctgtctctctctgtctctgtctctctgtctctctctctgtctctctctgtctctctctctttctctctgtctctgtctctctctctgtctctctctgtctctgtctctctttctgtctctgtctctctctctgtctctgtctctctttctgtctctgtctctctctgtctctgtctctctgtctctctctctttctctctgtctctgtctctctctgtgtctctgtctgtctctctctctctgtctctgtgtctctgtctctgtgtctctgtctctctctttctctctgtctctctctctctctctctgtctgtctctctctctgtctctctctgttcttctGAAAATGGGCAGGCTGTAGGATTTCTCAGCCTGGCCCGAAGGAACTAGAGaaacagctactaagtatcttcCAGAAATTTGAACCCTCCCAgctaaatcttcctgactctagacccagtgtTCTGTGGTGCTGTCTATATCCTCAAAGATCTGGTACAGACCTTAGAGATCccatgattttacagatgagaaaactgaggctcatcaAGAGGCAATTACATGCTAGAGGACACACAAGTAATTAAATATACAGCTTAATAGCAGAGCTAGGACTCTGGTTGTCAGGAATTCTTCCTGCCAAATTCATCGCTCAATTCTCAGTGCTTGAGGGGGACACTTTTTAGGGGAAGTTATCTGCTCTTGAAACTGTTGGTATCCCTAGGAAGGGAAACGGTTGAGAGGAGGGTATCCaaatcctcctcctcccctctttcctaATTCATTTCTGCCTCCCTGTCTTCAATTCCTCCTCTCTTTGCTATTTTCTAGCTTTGATGGATGCTAATCTCCAAGGAAAAACTCTGGAAGGAGTTTCTACTGGAGTCCTCCAAAgctgagagaggggagagaaagctGAGAAAGGCTGGAGTGGGAAactagagagaaagggaaattgtCATCTGGAAAAGACTGAGAAAAActctgaggaagaaaagagaatgtgTCAATCTTCCTGCTTAGATACTAGTTGCCCCCAATTTGCAGACAAGGGAGTTGAAGCCCAGTAGGTCCTGTAATTTGGCTGATATTGCTCCTTGAGTCAGAGATGGAGAGCTAGCACCCAACTCACTGTCATGCTACTTCTTCCCCAAGTCCAGAAAAAGGGATGTGTGTCCCCTCTTGCAGCACTGAAGTCCCCACCTCCCCGATCAGGTCTGGGCATGGCTCTTTCCAGGGACCCTTCCCATGGGTTACCGGCAATCATCATAATACTTACCAGTCGGGGGCGGCTAGCAAAATCCTTGCCCTTCTTGAGAAGCACTTCCTTGGCCAGTGAGAACTGGTTCACTACCACAGAGTAGGAAGGCCCTAGCCAAAAGGCATAAATGTGGCCGTACTTCTCCTTAAGCTTGGTGAAGAAGATGTGTGCTTGGTCAGAGGAGTTCAGATAGGGAAGGCTGCCCAGGATGGGCAGATGGGGCAGACAAGTGGGATATTTCTTGCCCAAAGTTCCCAGTTTCTGCCACAGGTAATATAGCAGGGTCAGCAGGGAGACAATGAGGAACCACCACATCCTGATTTGGGATGGCTAGAGAGGAAGGGAATGGGAGGACGGAGCCAGGCTGGATGGATATCGGCAGCAGAGCGAGGCACACTGGGGCCCCGCAGTCCTCGGGCTAGCTTTTTAATGTTGGCCCTGCTCATCACCTTGACTTTTGGGATGTTTATCACACGTCTGATGAAGGTTTCCCTGGAACTGGACCAGGGTTGGGTTCTCTCCCTCAATGCagtaagaggaggagggagggtggAGGATTTCCCTAACAGGGGTCAAGGTCCTGTAATCTCCCACCTGTTTGTATGCCCAGTTAGGGGGGGCCAGTCGGCCTTGGACAATTCTTGAGCACTTGTAGTAAAATCATATGCAATCTGGTTTGgggaattttcttctttttgaggaTGTAAATCAGATCTGAATTAACTATGGCAGTTCTCTCTAAAAGCTTCCCCTGAAAGAACTGCTTTCTCCAATAAACCTTAAATCAACTAGTAGGTATATTTAATAGtgttacatataattatatgtacatatgcacacacacattttatatatgtgtatatacacatatacacactatatacacacagaatatacatatatactgatGATGAGTGTGCTCAGatctgagattctatgaaaaTGTGTGTCTCCTGTCTTCAAAAAGTTTATAGTTTTGTTTAGGAGACCAAgtcacacccacacccacatacacacacacaaaaccagaATGATTAAGTATGTGGTTAATCTGACTGATACCGTAACAACTCTGAGGAAGAAGAAATCACTGAGGACTGATGACTGGAGAAGGCTTCagcaagatagatagatagaatttaGAGCAGGAATTCTTGAtctggggtctgtgaacttgattttaaaaatattttgataactatttcaatataattggtttcctttataattcaaatattctatttacttccctagtatctttcttgtttattttttggttacatTTATTGAGTTCTTAGGACAGTTGAAGTCCCCAATTaacatagttttgctgtctgtttcttcttatcactcatttaactttgtttttgagaggcaattgggcttaagtcctcagggtcacacagctaataagttttaagtcgctaaggtcaaatttgaactcagatcctcctgattcagAGACTGGTCttctattcactgggccacctagctgcccccacttacttaacttctttaagaatttggatactataccacttggtacctATGTGTTTAGAATTGACATTGCTTCATTGATGATGATACCTctcagcaagatatagtttccttccttatctttttactctatttttatttttttattttattattattactttggtATGTGTGagtcaattgggattaagtgactcacccaaggtcacacagctagtgttagctgtttgatgctggatttgaactcagggccagtgatctattcactgcaccatctagttgtcctcctttcttatctttttaaagtagattgttttgcttttgctttctctgaaATCAGAACAGctacatttgcttttctttttcttttttcttttttagcatatattttattttaaaaaaccaaatttccatattagtcatgttgtgaaagaaaaatcagaaaaaatataaaaaccacacaaaagcaaacaccaacaaaaaaaaaatggaaatactaggtttttgatccacattcagtttccataattctttttctggatgtggatggcattttctatcccaagagTAAAGTCTATCATAATTGTGTACagcattttcttggttctgttcacttcactcagcatcagtgcataTAAGTTTTTCTAATAGTTTGAAATCAGCCAACTCATCATctcttataaaataattttccattacattcatataccataatttattcaaccatttctcaaTTTGATGGGcatctcaatttccagtttattgctactacaaaaagaactactaaaaacatttttgcatatgtaatgatcttttatgatctttttgggatatagacccagtagacaCACTGCTTACCCCTGCTTCTCTTCCTTCAGCTGGAGTATAATAGATTACACTCTAGCCCCTTACCTTTAATCTATGTGTATCTCtgtgcttcttgtaaacaacatattgtaggattctggtttttaatctactctgctctttacttctgttttatgagagagttcatcccattcacctttcacaattatgattactaattgcatatttctcttcattctatttttccttctatttgtcatctctctgttttcaccctttccctcctcaacagtgttttgcttctatcaTCTCCCACAATCTGATCTTCTTGCTGTCAGCCCCTCCTACTCCTCTTTATTTAATCTCCTCCCTTCCTGCTTCTCTGTTGGGTAAGGtagatttctattttcaaataattgtgtatattattccctcttagagccaacaCTAATGAGAATAAATTTCAAGTCCAACCTCTCAAGTTCCCTTCACTGTAATGTCTTTCaaacctcttcatgtgaaataatttaccccattctctctctcttctttctgaacCCAgtgtacttctctttctcatcccttaattatattctttttatggTCATTCTTTCAAATTCATCTTATACCCATATCCTCTTTCTGTGTTTATTCCTTCTAAGTGtgctattatatatattattatagcacaatagtatttcatcacaattgtATACCACAAATTGTTAGCCATTCCTTAGCTGGTAGGCATCcatctcaatttctaatttgttgctaccacaaaaagagctgctataaatttatatgcacatatatatacatctatgtatcaCATTCATAACtatgtctatatatttttcaaaaaaggaattttctattttcatctctttggtatacaaacCTAGTATTGCTGACTCAAATGGTATGCAAAATTTTGTAGTTCGCTAATTATttaccagaatggttggactagtttCCAACTCTACCAAGAATGCATTATTGTCTAAATTTTTTCACATTcccttcagcatttgtcattttccttttttgtcatgttaATCAGTCTAATATatgtaaggtggtacctcagagttgtttttctctaatttctctaatcagtagttatttagaacatttagAGCAGTTTTTTATGTAACTGTTGACAATTTTgaattcttcttctgaaaaaCTCCCTGTTCAtagcttttgaccatttatcaactagagaatggcttttatttttataaatttggctcagtttcctatatatttttaatttttaaatgcacatgatagttttattgtatatttaaaaagaacaagtTGCATATAATAGATTTGTTGTTTCATGTGAAATCATTTTGTTAAAATTATACAATgttatagaaatacttgttttgttccataaaaTAAACTAAACTCAGAGCAAATAAAATTAGTTGTTAGATATTTCACCTCACATATCAAATTTTACTAATCATTTAAAGCAAGATAGTTATTTTCCATGTAGTAATAAattgtaataaataaaaacatttttcagtcCTTATTAAGTGCATACAAAATCTTTCCAAAGCTATTCATtcgtgattttatttttttccagtttaaacACATTGTGatgtaaaattcaattaaaaacttaagaaaatattcaaattctGGAGTTTCATACATAAAGtgaatatgtaataaaaataaaacaaaattggcaTATGAACCTCTAAGTAGAaaacaaaatctctttttttattaaagttttttattttcaaaacatgtgcataagtattactactgggcttatatcctaaagagatcttaaagaaaggaaagggacctatatgtacaagaatgtttgtggcagccctctttatagtggccagaaactgaaaactgagtggatgcccatcaattggagaatggctgaataaattgtggtatatgaatgttatggaatattattgttctgtaagaaatgaccagcaagatgatttcagaaaggcctggagagatttacatgaactgatgctgagtgaaatgagcaggatcgggagatcattatatatttcaacaacaacactatatgatgatcaattctggtggacatagccctcttcaacaatgagatgaaccaaatcacttccaatagagcagtaataaattgaaccagctacacccagcaggagaactctgggaaatgagtatgaaccactacatagaattcccagtccctctatttttgtccacctgcacttttgatttccttcataggctaattgtacactatttcaaagtctgattctttttgtacagcaaaataacttaatggacatgtatacatatgttgcatttaataaatactttaacatatttaacatgtatttgtcaatcTGCCaacttggggagggggtggagggaaggaggggaaaaattggaacaaaacgttttgcagttgtcaatgctgaaaaattacccatgcatatatcttataaataaaaagctatttaaaaacatgcatagataatttgtccttggaaaactttgtgttccatttttccccctcccttttcacCATCCctccctacatggcaagtaatacagtatatgttaaatatgtgcaattcttttatatatatttccacaattatgctgcacaagaaaaatctgatcaaaaaaagggaaaaaagagaaaaccaaattcaggcaaacaacaataaaaacatgaaaatgctatgttgtgatccacattcaattctcaaagtcctctctctgggtgcagatggttctcttcatcacaagatcaatggGACTGGCCttgattatttcattgttgaaaagagccaggtccatcagaattgatcattgtataatcattGTTGctatttacaatgttctcttggttctactcacttcattagcatcagtttatgttggtctctccaggtttctctgaaatcatcctgctaatcacttcttatagaacaatattccataacattcatataccataacttattcagccattctccagctcagtttccagtttcttgcactacaaaaagggctgccataaacaaaaaataaggcCTTTAGCAGAGAAACTGGCTGTAAAatccccctcttccttcccttacagttttctattttccctctaattttggctgcattagttttatttgtataaaagttttttaatatcatgcaaccaaaattatctattttatttcccatattcctctctatctctttatccatagatctgatagaTACATTTTCCCATGCTCCTCTATTTTGCTTACAATATCATCCTCTATGTCTAAATTgtttatccattttgaccttatcttggtatgcagTATAAGATGTTAAtctatgtctaatttctgccaaattgctttccagttttcccagcaatttttgtcaaatgttgaGTTTTTACCCCCAAAGTGTAGATCTTTGGGTTAATCAAACATTAGGCAATTACAACAATTTACTACTCTGTATTGTGTACCTactttattccactgatcattgCAGTAGTTCTTTGATACATTTGTCCTTGTAAATGTTTGGTCCACATttgtatctctctatatattgaATGC
The DNA window shown above is from Sminthopsis crassicaudata isolate SCR6 chromosome 2, ASM4859323v1, whole genome shotgun sequence and carries:
- the CYP17A1 gene encoding LOW QUALITY PROTEIN: steroid 17-alpha-hydroxylase/17,20 lyase (The sequence of the model RefSeq protein was modified relative to this genomic sequence to represent the inferred CDS: deleted 1 base in 1 codon), giving the protein MWWFLIVSLLTLLYYLWQKLGTLGKKYPTCLPHLPILGSLPYLNSSDQAHIFFTKLKEKYGHIYAFWLGPSYSVVVNQFSLAKEVLLKKGKDFASRPRLVTTDILSGSGKGIAFSEYGPQWRMYRKLVQSTFSLFKDRSQNFEKIICREATALCESLAATRGQAVDPALDFFLASANVVCQFCFSSSWKQDDKDIEIMMNFSDTIIKTLAKDNLVDIFPWAQLFPNKELTLLKESVTLRNKLLEKKLKIQKEKFNIDSVNNLLDMLLKAKVNHNGQVTQEPEITDEHILMTVGDIFGAGVETTSSVVKWCIAFLLHYPQVKEKIQKEIDQKIGFSRAPVLSDRNQLLYLECTIREILRIRPVAPLLIPHMACTDSSIGEYTIPKGTRIYINLWSIHHDPTEWDEPEKFKPERFLDKNKEQLIMPTASYFPFGCGPRVCIGEFLARAELFLFLSWILQRFDLEAPDDGELPSLEGEFGVVYQIVPFKLKFKLRKSWREAQLSA